From Lycium ferocissimum isolate CSIRO_LF1 chromosome 12, AGI_CSIRO_Lferr_CH_V1, whole genome shotgun sequence, one genomic window encodes:
- the LOC132039801 gene encoding zinc finger protein ZAT10-like, giving the protein MALEALNSPTTTTPPSFQFEKTTQSYLESWTKGKRSKRPRSIMEQQPTEEEYLAFCLLMLARSGNNNFTTTTTNSITPVISNNLYKCSVCGKAFGSYQALGGHKASHRTKLLLNGDKVNENAVTTTTSATSANNVSGKTHECSICHKTFPTGQALGGHKRCHYEGKVTSSSSSGVGSTSSQRGGFDLNIPALPEFWPGFGSGEEEVESPHPAKKSRHLLPTKLELFQQQ; this is encoded by the coding sequence ATGGCACTTGAAGCTTTGAATTCTCCAACTACCACAACCCCACCCTCATTTCAATTTGAGAAAACTACTCAAAGCTACCTTGAATCTTGGACAAAAGGCAAGAGATCAAAACGACCTCGTAGCATCATGGAACAACAACCAACTGAAGAAGAATACTTAGCTTTCTGTCTTCTCATGCTCGCACGTAGCGGTAATAATAATTTTACTACCACTACAACAAATTCAATAACACCCGTTATATCAAACAATTTGTACAAGTGTTCAGTGTGTGGTAAGGCTTTTGGTTCTTATCAAGCTTTAGGAGGACACAAAGCTAGTCACCGTACTAAACTACTCCTTAACGGAGATAAAGTCAACGAAAACGCCGTTACAACCACGACCAGTGCCACGTCAGCTAACAACGTTAGCGGAAAGACTCACGAGTGTTCCATTTGTCACAAGACTTTTCCAACTGGACAAGCTTTGGGTGGTCATAAAAGGTGTCACTACGAGGGGAAGGTGACGTCATCGTCATCGAGCGGTGTGGGGTCCACGAGCAGCCAGCGTGGCGGCTTTGACTTGAATATTCCGGCTTTGCCAGAATTTTGGCCGGGTTTTGGCTCAGGCGAGGAGGAGGTGGAAAGTCCTCATCCAGCTAAGAAATCACGACACTTGCTGCCAACTAAACTTGAATTATTCCAACAACAGTAG